A genomic stretch from Mesoplodon densirostris isolate mMesDen1 chromosome 3, mMesDen1 primary haplotype, whole genome shotgun sequence includes:
- the GRIN3B gene encoding glutamate receptor ionotropic, NMDA 3B, which produces MEFVRALWLALALALGPGPAGGHPHPCGVLARLGGSVRLGALLPRAPAARARARAALARAALAPRLPHNLSLELVAAAPPSRDPASLARSLCQALAAPGVAAVLAFPEARPELLQLHFLAAATETPVLSVLRREARAPLGSPNPFHLQLDWASPLETLLDVLVSVLQAHSWEDVGLVLCRARDPGGLVDLWTSWAGRAPKLVLDLSQPDPSDAGLRARLAPLGVPVGGTAPVPVAVLLSCNEAGARQVLQAAPPGPRWLLGTPLPAEALPTEGLPPGLLALGEVSRPPLEAAIHDAVELVARALGSAARMQPERALLPATVNCNDLPLPGPESSGRLLARFLANTSFRGHTGPVWVTGSSQVHISRRFRVWSLRRDLLGAPAWATLGRWQDGRLESEAGGVAGRAPHPPGARAPPKLRVVTLVEHPFVFAREPDEDGRCPAGQLCLAPGTNDSAALDALFAALADGSAPHTLLRCCYGYCIDLLERLAEDAPFDFELYIVGDGKYGALRDGRWTGLVGDLLAGRAHMAVTSFSINSARSQVVDFTSPFFSTSLGIMVRARDTASPIGAFTWPLHWSMWLGVFTALHLTALFLTLYEWRSPFGLTPRGRNRGTVFSYSSALNLCYAILFGRTVSSKTPKCPTGRLLMNLWAIFCLLVLSSYTANLAAVMVGDKTFEELSGIHDPKLHHPSQGFRFGTVWESSAEAYIKKSFPEMYAHVRRHSAPTTPQGVAMLTSDPPKLNAFIMDKSLLDYEVSIDADCRLLTVGKPFAIEGYGIGLPRNSRLTSNLSEFISRYKSSGFIDLLHDKWYKMVPCGKRVFAVTETLQMGIYHFSGLFVLLCLGLGSALLSSLGEHVFYRLALPRMRRGNKLQYWLHTSQRIHRALNTEPPDGQEEPEPRGPEQPQQDTLAAPAGWTRVHRASLRERRAHFLLEPATPVEDDLDTDAGAAGPPGGSVWLCSNGRPPAELFSGAPRPGELEQLEQRIAGARERLRQALARRSQLLAQLGDSAHDGPCSRLQPSEEAPVAAR; this is translated from the exons ATGGAGTTTGTGCGGGCGCTGTGGCTCGCCCTGGCGCTAGCGCTGGGGCCGGGGCCCGCCGGGGGCCACCCGCACCCGTGCGGCGTCCTGGCGCGCCTGGGGGGCTCGGTGCGCCTGGGCGCCCTCCTGCCCCGCGCGCCCgccgcccgcgcccgcgcccgcgccgCCCTGGCCCGGGCCGCCCTGGCGCCGCGGCTGCCGCACAACCTGAGCCTGGAGCTGGTGGCCGCCGCGCCCCCCTCCCGCGACCCCGCCTCGCTGGCCCGCAGCCTATGCCAGGCGCTGGCGGCACCGGGCGTGGCGGCCGTGCTAGCCTTCCCCGAGGCGCGGCCCGAGCTGCTGCAGCTGCACTTCCTGGCGGCGGCCACCGAGACCCCCGTGCTCAGCGTGCTGCGGCGGGAGGCCCGCGCTCCCCTCGGCTCCCCG AACCCCTTCCACCTGCAGCTGGACTGGGCCAGCCCCCTGGAGACTCTGCTGGACGTTCTGGTGTCCGTGCTGCAGGCGCACAGCTGGGAGGACGTTGGCCTGGTGCTCTGCCGCGCGCGGGACCCTGGCGGCCTTGTGGACCTGTGGACAAGCTGGGCGGGCCGAGCTCCGAAGCTCGTGCTGGACCTGAGCCAGCCGGACCCGAGCGATGCAGGGCTGCGGGCCCGCCTGGCCCCACTGGGGGTGCCCGTGGGGGGAACGGCCCCAGTCCCCGTGGCCGTACTCCTGAGTTGCAACGAGGCCGGCGCCCGGCAGGTGCTGCAGGCCGCGCCCCCCGGGCCCCGCTGGCTGCTGGGCACACCACTGCCCGCTGAGGCACTCCCCACCGAGGGCCTGCCGCCTGGGCTGCTGGCGTTGGGCGAGGTCTCTCGGCCCCCGCTGGAAGCCGCCATCCATGACGCGGTGGAACTAGTGGCCCGCGCGCTGGGCAGCGCGGCCCGCATGCAGCCGGAGCGTGCCCTCCTCCCCGCCACGGTCAACTGCAATGACCTGCCACTGCCCGGGCCCGAGTCCTCCGGCCGCCTCTTGGCACG GTTCCTGGCCAACACGTCCTTCCGGGGCCACACGGGGCCGGTGTGGGTGACTGGCTCCTCGCAGGTGCACATCTCCCGGCGCTTCCGCGTGTGGAGCCTCCGCCGGGACCTGCTGGGCGCCCCGGCCTGGGCCACGCTGGGCCGGTGGCAGGACGGGCGGCTGGAGTCAGAGGCGGGGGGCGTGGCCGGGCGGGCCCCACACCCGCCGGGCGCCCGGGCGCCGCCCAAGCTGCGCGTGGTGACGCTGGTGGAGCACCCGTTTGTGTTCGCCCGCGAGCCGGACGAGGACGGTCGGTGCCCGGCGGGGCAGCTGTGCCTGGCCCCCGGCACCAACGACTCGGCCGCCCTGGACGCGCTCTTCGCCGCGCTGGCCGACGGCTCGGCGCCCCACACGCTGCTCAGGTGCTGCTACGGCTACTGCATCGACCTGCTGGAGCGCCTGGCGGAGGACGCGCCCTTCGACTTCGAGCTGTACATCGTGGGCGACGGCAAGTACGGCGCGCTGCGCGACGGCCGCTGGACCGGCCTGGTGGGCGACCTGCTGGCCGGCCGGGCGCACATGGCCGTCACCAGCTTCAGCATCAACTCAGCCCGCTCGCAGGTGGTGGACTTCACCAGCCCCTTCTTCTCCACCAGCCTGGGCATCATGGTGCGCGCGCGGGACACGGCGTCGCCCATCGGCGCCTTCACGTGGCCGCTGCACTGGTCCATGTGGCTGGGCGTCTTCACCGCGCTGCACCTGACTGCGCTCTTCCTCACCCTCTACGAGTGGCGCAGCCCCTTCGGCCTTACGCCCCGCGGCCGCAACCGGGGCACCGTGTTCTCCTACTCCTCCGCCCTCAACCTCTGCTACGCCATCCTCTTTGGACGCACAGTGTCCAGTAAGACGCCCAAGTGCCCCACGGGCCGCCTCCTCATGAACCTGTGGGCCATCTTCTGCCTGCTCGTGCTGTCCAGCTACACGGCCAACCTGGCCGCCGTCATGGTCGGGGACAAGACTTTTGAGGAGCTGTCGGGGATCCACGACCCTAAG CTGCACCACCCGTCCCAGGGCTTCCGCTTCGGCACCGTGTGGGAAAGCAGCGCCGAGGCCTACATCAAGAAGAGCTTCCCGGAGATGTACGCACACGTGCGGCGCCACAGTGCGCCCACCACGCCCCAGGGCGTCGCCATGCTGAC AAGCGACCCCCCCAAGCTCAACGCCTTCATCATGGACAAGTCGCTCCTGGACTACGAGGTGTCCATCGACGCGGACTGTAGACTGCTGACTGTGGGCAAGCCTTTCGCCATCGAGG GCTATGGCATCGGACTGCCCCGGAATTCGCGGCTCACCTCCAACCTGTCCGAGTTCATCAGCCGCTACAAGTCCTCCGGCTTCATCGACCTGCTGCACGACAAGTGGTACAAGATGGTGCCTTGTGGCAAGCGGGTCTTCGCCGTTACAGAG ACCCTCCAGATGGGCATCTACCACTTCTCGGGACTCTTCGTGCtgctctgcctgggcctgggcaGTGCTCTGCTCAGCTCGCTGGGCGAGCACGTCTTCTACCGCCTGGCGCTGCCGCGCATGCGAAGGGGCAACAAGCTGCAGTACTGGCTGCACACGAGCCAG AGAATCCATCGCGCCCTCAACACGGAGCCGCCCGACGGGCAGGAGGAGCCGGAGCCGAG GGGTCCCGAGCAGCCGCAGCAGGACACTCTGGCCGCCCCCGCGGGCTGGACACGGGTGCACCGGGCCTCGTTGAGGGAGCGTCGCGCGCACTTCCTGCTGGAGCCGGCCACTCCCGTTGAGGATGACCTGGACACGGATGCGGGTGCGGCCGGGCCGCCCGGGGGCTCCGTCTGGCTCTGCTCCAACGGCCGCCCGCCCGCCGAGTTGTTCTCTGGCGCCCCGCGCCCCGGTGAGCTGGAGCAGCTGGAGCAGCGCATCGCAGGCGCACGTGAGAGGCTCCGCCAGGCGCTGGCGCGGCGCAGTCAGCTCCTCGCCCAGCTCGGGGACAGCGCCCACGACGGGCCGTGCAGCCGGCTCCAGCCCTCCGAGGAAGCACCCGTCGCCGCCCGCTAA